GGGGCGGCAGCCTGACACGGCCCTTGCCGCAAAGCCGGATCATCCTGCTGGAGCCGGGAGAGCGGCGTGTCATTCCGCAAATGCGCGACAGTGGCATCACCGCCTATCTGGTCAAGCCAGTGCGGCAAAGTTCGCTATATCAGTCTCTGCTGGGGCATCCTGCCTTGCGGGCCCATCCCGATTTTCCTGACCAAACGGACCAGACCAAACGGACCGACCAGGCTGGAGGGGAAGAGACTCTTGCCCCTCCAGCCGCAGCGGCGCACATCTTGTTGGTCGAGGACAATGAAATCAACGCCTTGCTCGCCAGCACGGCGCTGCAAAAGGCTGGCATGACCATTTCCATGGCCAAGTCCGGGGAGGCGGCCCTTGAGCTATATGCCTCGGGGGCACAGTTTGATCTGGCACTGCTTGACCTGCATATGCCGGATATGGATGGCATCACCCTGTTTGATGCGCTTGAATGTCGGGACGCGGCGCTTGGCCGCTCGATCCCAAAACTGGCTTTCACTGCTGACGCGCTGGAGGAAACCCGACAACAATGCCTCAACCATGGCTTTGGCGACTTCATCGTCAAACCCGTCGAGCCGGACACCCTTGTCGAGATCATCCGCAAAAGCCTTGGTCAGGGCGGAAGCCGTCACAATTCTGTGCTTTAGGGATGCTATCGCTCCGCGAAAAGCAGCAACAACCAGTTTGCTTGCCTCGGTGACGGACATGGGCGACCATTTTGACACAAATAGTTGCAGACATCCCGAAAACAAGGCACAAATCTGATAGCGAAGCGCCGTCACCGCGAATCAAAAATGAAATGACGGAATGAAGGGGAAACGACCCAATGGCGATGCTGGACAAAGAGCTCTCAGCCTTCCCTAATGGTGCGCAGAATGGCAAATCCTCGTTTATGACGCCCGACTTGCCAAAGAAGATTCTCGCAGCCCTCAGGCGCAATCGCCTGCGTGATGGTCGACCAATCAGCTCGATGCCGATCACGCTGGGACGGGTTGGCTCGCTGGAAATTCGCCTCGCACAGACCGAGGGGGAAATCCGCAAGGCCCAACGCCTGCGTTACAAGGTCTTCTACAAGGAAATGGCGGCCAAGCCCGACAGTCACACCAAATTCACCCGTCGGGATGCGGATGCGTTTGATGCCATTTGCGATCATCTTCTGGTGCTCGATCATGAACCACCAAAGAAGAAGTTCCGACGCCAGGAACCACGTATCGTTGGCACCTATCGCCTGCTGCGACAGGAAATGGCCAATCTCTATGGTGGCTTCTACTCGGCCAACGAGTTCAACATCCAGCCAATTCTTGATGCCCATCCCGAGCATCGTTTTCTGGAGCTTGGCCGCTCCTGCGTGCTGAAGGATTATCGCACCAAACGCACCATCGAACTGCTCTGGCAGGGCATTTGGGCCTATGTCCAGATCCACAAGATCGATGTGATGATCGGCTGCGCTTCCCTGTCCGGAACGGATCCGAAAGAACTGGCCGAGCCGCTGACTTTCCTGTCCAAGGTGGGCAAACCTCCCAAAGACTGGAAAGTGGAAGCCTGGCCGCATATCCGCGTGCCACTGGCTCAGGCAGACCCGGACGCAATCAATGACAAGCAGGCGTTGCGTCAGCTGCCGCCGTTGCTCAAGGCCTATATGCGCATTGGCTGCTACTTTGGTGAAAGCGCCATGGTGGATCACCAGTTTGGCACCACCGATGTCTTCATCATCATGCCTATCGAGAATATCGATCCGAAATATGTGCAGCATTACAGCACATCCCATGTGCAGGATGCGGTTGCGCAACATAACTGAGGGCATGCCTCAATCCGGTGCTACGACACACAAAAGGCCGCTCGAACGAGCGGCCTTTTTTATTTTTGATCTCATGGACCGGTATGCCTGACATCAGGATCCGAGATTGTAGGCGGCAAGGGCTGCCATATTGACAATCTCGACGTCGGTCGCACCAAGCGGCAAGATCTGCACCGGCTTGTCGAGGCCGACCAGCAGCGGACCGAGAAGGGTCGCACCGCCCAACTCCTGCAGCATCTTGGTGGAGATGGAGGCTGCGTGGAAGGCAGGCATGACCAGCACGTTGGCCGGTTCCGACAGACGACAGAACGGATAGGCGGCCATCAAGTCGCCATTCAGAGCGACATCGGCAGCCATTTCTCCATCATACTCAAAATCGACGCGGCGACGATCGAGGATACGCACCGCATCGCGCAGATTGTCCGAGCGCTCCCCTTCCGGATGACCAAAGGTGGAATAGGCCAGCATGGCGACGCGCGGCTCAATGCCGAGCTTGCGGGCAACACCGGAGGCTTCCTCGGCAATGTCGGCCAGCTCTTCAGCGGTCGGCATGTCGTGGACGGCTGTGTCGGTCACCAGCACCGTGCGATCCTTGCAAAGCGCAATCGTCACACCGACCACCCGATGGCCGGGCCGCGGGTCGATGACCTTCTGGACATCCTCGAGCACGACGGAATAGTTCCTCGTGACACCGGAGACCATGGCATCGGCATCGCCCATGGCAACGATGGACGCAGCAAAGATGTTGCGGTCACTGTTCACCATGCGCAGACAGTCGCGATAGAGATAGCCCTTGCGCTGCAGGCGACGATAGAGATTGTCGGCATAATCCTCGACGCGGGTCGACAGGCGGGCATTGACCAGTTCGATCCCCGGACGGTTGATTTCGATGCCCGCTTCCTCGGCTCGTCTGCGAATTTTGTCGTCACGCCCGACCAGCACCGCTGTGCCGAGCTCTTCATTGACGAAGGACACCGCTGCGCGGATGACCTGCTCCTCCTCACCCTCGGTGAAGACCACCCGGCGCGGATTGCGGCGCACCCGGCTATAGACGCGCTGGAGCGTGGAGGCGAGCGGGTCCCGACGGGCACTCAATTGCTGGGCATAGGATTGCAGATCGACCAGCGGGCGGCGCGCCACACCGCTTTCCATGGCAGCGCGGGCCACGGCCGGTGGAATCGAAGAGATCAACCGCGGATCGAACGGCACCGGAATGATATAGTCCGGGCCAAATTTCGGCCGATTGCCCTGATAGGCGTGAGCGACTTCGTCGGGCACATCCTCACGGGCGAGATCTGCCAAGGCTCGGGCAGCGGCGATTTTCATCGCGTCGTTGATTTCGGTCGCCCGCACATCAAGCGCACCGCGGAAGATGTAAGGGAAGCCAAGCACATTGTTGACCTGGTTGGGATAGTCCGAGCGACCGGTGGCGACAATCGCGTCATCGCGCACGGCCTGTACCTCTTCCGGGGTGATCTCCGGATCCGGGTTGGCCATGGCAAAGATGATCGGATTGGGTCCCATGACGGCAACCATCTCCGGCGTCAGCGCGCCCTTGACGGAGACGCCGAAGAAGACGTCGGCCCCTTTCAGGGCTTCTTCCAGAGAGCGGGCATCGGTCTTGACCGCGTGCGCCGACTTCCACTGATTCATGCCTTCCTTGCGGCCCTGATAGATGGGACCCTTGGTATCACACAGAATGACATTCTCGTGGGGCACACCCATCGCCTTGATCAGCTCGATGCAGGCGATGCCAGCGGCACCGGCGCCGTTACAGACCAGCTTGATATCCTTGATGTTGCGGTTGGTCAGGTGCAGCGCGTTGAACAGACCGGCGGCGGCAATGATCGCCGTGCCATGCTGATCGTCATGGAAGACCGGAATATCCATGACTTCCTTCAGCTTCTGTTCGATGATGAAGCATTCCGGCGCCTTGATGTCTTCAAGGTTGATGCCACCGAAGGACGGTCCAAGATGGCGAACCGCTTCGATAAAGACATCCGCGTCCTGAGCATCCACTTCCAGATCGATGGAATCAATGTCGGCGAAGCGCTTGAACAAAACGGCCTTGCCTTCCATCACCGGCTTGGAGGCCAGCGCCCCCAGATTGCCTAGGCCAAGAATTGCGGACCCGTTGGAAATCACGGCCACAAGATTGCCGCGCGCGGTATAGTCAAAGGCGGTTGAGGGATCTTCGGCAATCGCGCGAACGGGGGCCGCCACGCCGGGCGAATAGGCCAGCGACAGATCGCGCTGAGTCGCCATCGGCTTTGAGGCCACGATTTCGATTTTGCCGGGACGGCCTTTTTGGTGAAAAATCAGCGCTTCTTCGTCGGTTACGGAAACGCCTGCCTTTACATTGTCATCACCCACTGTGTACTCCTCCGGTCTTGATGCACCCGTTGTGCAAGCGGGCACTGGTCCTCCCATTTTCGAGATTCTACTTGCAGATTTTCGAAAATAGTATCACTGGCAGTTATGCACATTAACGCGTCATGGCCAACTAACAATCTGGCTATTTGGCCCAGTCTGTGGTCTCGGTCCTTGAGGATTGTTAAGTTGCCGCAATCCGTACAAAACAGAGTCGCCCTGACAACCACATTATTGAAAGCCTCAAACAGGAAGTCCAGTAAGTAGATGTCCGAAGAGACGCACAACAAAGCCGCCAGCGCCGAGACTAGCAAGTCTACCCACAAGCCAACGCCGATGATGGAGCAGTTTCTCGAAATCAAAACGGCCAATCCGGAAAGCCTACTCTTCTATCGCATGGGCGATTTCTATGAGTTGTTCTTTGAGGATGCGGTTGAAGCCTCCAAGGCACTCGGTATTACCCTGACCAAGCGCGGCAAGCATCTGGGTGATGATATCCCGATGTGCGGCGTACCGGTTCATGCGGCCGAAGGCTATCTCGAGCGACTGATTGCCCTTGGCTACAAGGTGGCCGTCTGCGAGCAGACCGAAGATCCGGCAGAAGCCAAGAAGCGCGGGTCAAAATCGGTGGTGCGCCGGGATGTGGTGCGGCTGGTGACGCCGGGCACCCTGACTGAGGACAGTCTGCTGGATGCGTCCAGCTCGAACTATCTGGCAGCCATCGCCCGCGTGAAAAAGGGGGAGGATGGACATCTTTATGGCCTTTCCTGGCTGGAAATGTCGACCGGCGATTATGGCGTTCTGGAGCTTGATCAACTGCGACTGGGGGCCGAACTGGCGCGGCTTGATCCACGCGAGGTGATTGTCGCTGACCATATGTTGGGCGAACAGGATATCCGGCCGTTGCAGGATATGCTGCGGGCGAGTTTCTCACCGGTGCCTCGAGCCTTTTTTGACGGGGCGAGCGCCGAACGCCGCCTGCTGGATTATTTTGGCCTGTCGACCCTTGATGGCCATGGGCACTTCGAGCGGGTCGAGCTGATGGCGGCGAGTGCCGTGCTGGCCTATGTCGAGAAGACCCAGTTGGGGGCACGACCACCCCTGTCGCCGCCGGAGCGAGACTTGTCCAACCGGACCATGTCGATCGATGCGGCCACCCGCGCCAATCTGGAGCTGGTGCGCACCTTGTCCGGCGACAAGAAAGGCAGTCTTCTGTCGGTCATCGACCGGACGGTGACGGGTGGCGGGTCACGCCTCTTGGCGGCGCGCCTTGCTGCCCCTCTGGCGCAACTTGATGAGATTCTGGCGCGGCAGGACTCTGTCGCCTGGTGTCTGGAACAGACGGGCCTGAGGGACGACTTGCGCGACGCGCTGAAAGCCACGCCGGATATGCCACGATCCCTGTCCCGTCTGTCGCTTGATCGCGGCGGGCCGCGGGATCTGGGGACCATACGCAGTGGTTTCGGGGCAATTTTCACCATTCTGTCGCAGATCGCCAGCCATGTGGGGGCTGAAGCCCTGCCCACTGAGCTGGCTGAGGCGCGCGAGGCGCTTGGCGCCATGCCGGAAAAGCTGGGTCTGCTCTTGTCCGCAGCTTTGGTCGACGAATTGCCCTTGCAAAAGCGTGATGGCGGCTTCGTTCGTGAAGGCTATGATGCCAGCCTTGATGAATTGCGCGCTTTGCGCGACCAAAGCCGGCGGGTGATTGCCTCCCTGCAGGCCCAGTATGCGGAGCAGACCGGGATCAAGGCACTGAAGGTCAAGCACAACAATGTGCTGGGCTATTTTGTCGAGGTGACCGCCAACCATGCGGACAAGATGATGTCCGAGCCAATCAATGAGACCTATATTCATCGCCAGACATTGGCCAATGTGGTGCGTTTCACCACCACCGAGCTGGCCGATCTGGAGGCACGGATCGCATCTGCCGGGGCAAAGGCAATCGCCATTGAGCTGTCGATCTTTGAGCGCCTGCGCGATGACATTCTGGCGGCCTCGCCGATGATCCAGCAGGCAGCCCACGCGCTGGCGGTGCTTGATGTGTCTGCGGCGCTGGCGACCCTTGCGGACGAGCAGAATTACAGCCGTCCGAAAATGGACAACAGCCTTGCCTTCCGGGTGGAGAATGGCCGCCATCCGGTGGTCGAAGTGGCTCTGGCGCGGGACGGAGGCGAGCAGTTTGTCGCCAATGATTGCGATCTCGGCCCCGACAACAGCCAACAGAATGGCAAAATCTGGCTGATGACCGGTCCCAACATGGCCGGTAAGTCGACTTTCCTGAGGCAGAATGCGCTGATTGCGATCCTTGCCCAGATGGGAGCTTTTGTGCCCGCCAAGGACGCTCATATCGGTCTGATTGACCGGCTCTTCTCGCGCGTCGGCGCGGCGGATGATCTGGCGCGCGGGCGCTCGACCTTCATGGTGGAAATGGTAGAAACCGCTGCCATTCTCAATCAGGCCGGGGAACGGTCCCTTGTCATTCTGGATGAAATTGGCCGTGGCACGGCAACGTTCGATGGCCTGTCCATCGCCTGGGCAACAATCGAAAGCCTGCATGAGGTTAATCGCTCGCGGGCCCTGTTCGCCACCCATTATCATGAATTGACGGTGCTGCATGAGAAGCTCGATCGGCTGATGAATGCCACCGTACGGGTGAAGGAATGGCAGGGAGACGTGGTCTTTCTGCATGAAATCGTGCCCGGCGCTGCAGACCGCTCCTATGGCATTCAGGTGGCCAAGCTTGCCGGTTTGCCAGATACGGTGATCCATCGAGCGCGCGATGTGCTGGAGCATCTGGAAGAAGGGGACCGGCAATCACCCGCCATGACCATTGATGATCTGCCTCTTTTTTCGGCACCTGCCCAAGAAGTGGTCAAGCCTCAGGTGGATGCCTTGCGGGAGAAACTGGAGACCATTGACCCGGACGATCTTAGTCCGCGCGAAGCCCATGAAGCGCTCTATCGGCTGAAAGCCCTCATCTGAGGGGATCTGACGTCCAGATCAAGGCTCCTTGCGGCTGGGAGCCTTGACGATGGTGCATGGGCGGCGCACATTGGCGCAAGACTTGCTTGACTGCACAGCTCGAAGAGAAGCGTGCAAAACCAGCCCCGCTCCGAGCCCTGTTCGGACATGCCCGCTGAAGACAAAGCCAATGAAGAGAAGGCCAAGACCATGACAGTCTCCCCCCAGAATGACGGTTTGATCGACAGTGAGGCCGCGCGCGCGCAAATGGAACAGATCGTCGCCGATGGCGGGGGAAATGCAGCCGATTTCAAGGTCCGGGGGCAAATTCTGCTGCTGCTGAAAGATATCCTCCAGACCGGCCGTCAACGCGCCGAGCAGCTTCTGAGCGAAGACGGGATGGGGATCTATTGCGCCATCCGCCTGTCCTATCTGGAAGACGAGATCATTCGGTTGATTTATCGCTTTGCGATTGAACGGGTGTTTCCGGTGGAAAATCCATCTTCGTCCGAACGGTTGGCCATTGCTGCGGTGGGAGGCTATGGTCGCTCGACGCTGGCGCCCCATTCCGATATCGATTTGCTGTTTCTGCTGCCCTACAAGCAGACCCCCTGGGGGGAAAGCGTCGTTGAATATATCCTCTATATGCTGTGGGATCTGGGCCAGAAGGTCGGCCATGCGACGCGGACACTGGAAGAATGTGTCCGGCTGGCCAAGTCGGACATCACCATCCGCACCGCAATGCTGGAAGCCCGCTATCTGGATGGCGAGAAGGCCCTGTTCGATGAGCTGATCGAGAAGTTTGACAAGTCCGTGATGCGCGGCACCAGTGCCGAATTCATCGCCGCCAAACTGGCCGAGCGGGATGCCCGCCATGATCAGCAGGGCGATTCGCGCTACATGGTCGAGCCCAATATCAAAGAGGGCAAAGGCGGGCTTCGGGACATCCATACCTTGTTCTGGATCGGCCAATATGCCTATCGGGTGCGTCGGGCCCGCCACCTGATTGAGGCCGGGGTCTTCACCGATGAGGAATATCGCCGCTTTCGCAAGGTCAACAATCACCTCTGGACCGTTCGTTGCCATTTGCACTTCGTCGCCAACCGACCCGAGGAACGGGTGTCGTTCGACGTCCAGCGGGAGTTGGCCGAGCGGATGGGCTACAAGAGCCATCCGGGCCAGAGTGCGGTCGAGCGCTTCATGAAGCACTATTTTCTGGTGGTCAAGGAAGTGGGGGAAATCACCCGCATCTTCTGTGCCGCTCTGGAAGAGGACTTTGGCAAGCAGGCGCCGGGCATCAACCGCTTCTTCGCAGCCATTCCCTTTCGTCGTCGCAAGATCCGCGATGCCCACGGCTTTATCGTGGATCATGGCCGCCTGTCCGTGGTCGGTGAAGAGGTCTTCAAGGACAATCCGGTCAATATGCTGAGGATCTTCGAGCTAGCGGACCGGGAGAATCTCTCCTTCCACCCTGATGCAATGCATGCGATTCGCCACAATTTGCGACTGATCGATCAGGACTTGCGCACCAACAAGGAAGCCAATGCAATCTTCCTGCGGATCCTGACCTCGCGCGGCGACCCGGAAAATGTCCTCCGGCGGATGACCGAGGCCGGGGTTCTGGGGCGTTTCATCCCTGAATTCGGGCGCATCGTGGCGATGATGCAATTCAACATGTATCACCATTATACGGTCGATGAACATTTGCTGCGTGCGGTCGGTATCCTGTCGGAAATCGAGAAGCAACGGCTGAATGACGAGCATCCACTGGCCAGCGAGCTGGTTCCCAACATCTATGACCGTGTGGTGCTTTATGTCGCGGTGTTCCTGCATGACATTGCCAAAGGCCGCCCGGAAAGCCACTCGCCCGCCGGGGCGCGCGTGGCACAAGAGCTGTGCCCCCGTCTGGGGCTGAATGAAGAGCAGACCGAACAGGTGGCATGGCTGGTGATGGAACATCTGACCATGAGCCAGGTCTCCCAGTCCCGAGATTTGGCGGATCGCAAGACAATCCTCGATTTCTGCAACGTCGTTCAGACAATGGAGCAGATGCGGATGCTGCTGATCCTGACCGTCGTCGACATCAAGGCCGTCGGTCCGGGCGTCTGGAACGGCTGGAAAGGCCAGTTGCTACGCACGCTCTATTCCGAAGCCGAGCCGATCCTGACCGGAGGTCATTCGCAGCAAAGCCGCGATGCGCGGGAAGCCCGTGCCAAGGAAAAACTGCGCCATCGGATGGAAAGCCGGGATCCTGCGACCATCGAGGCCTATCTCAATCTGCATTACTCGGCCTATTGGCTTCGCACCGACGCGGACAGCGCCGCAGAGCATGCGGACCTGATCCTGAAGGCTGACGCAAATGGGGACAAGGTGGCCACTGCCATCAAAACCTATGAGTTCGAAGGCATCACCGAAATCACCATTCTGGCACCGGACCATCCGCGTCTGTTGTCGATGATTGCCGGGGCCTGTTCAGCCGCCGGAGCCAACATCGTCGATGCGATGGTCTTTACCACCACCGACGGGCGGGCGCTGGATACCATCCTGCTCGAACGGGAGTTTGAAGAGGACCGGGATGAACGTCGCCGCGCCAACCGGGTGGTTGATCTTCTGGTTCAGGTCTTGAAGGGCGAAACCCGCCTGCCGCCCTTGGTCAGCCAGAAGGAAAGCCACAAGAATCGCTTCCAGACCTTCCGGCCACGCAAGAAGGTGACGGTCAACAATGACCTGTCCAACCAGTCGACCGTAATTGAGGTGGAGGGTTTGGACCGTCCGGGCCTGTTGTCGGCGCTGACCCGCACCCTGTCGGCGCTCAATCTCGACATCCAGTCGGCTCATATCACCACCTTTGGGGAGCGCGTGGTCGATGCCTTCTATGTCACCGACCTGACGGGAGCGAAAATCACCAACCCGGATCGCCGATTGATGATCGAAACCCAGATGCGCGAAGCGCTGACAGGTGAGGCAGACCCGAAAAATCCGGTCCAGCCACGTTAAGCTGTCAAGAGAGGCTCTTTCTCACTGAAAGCGCCTGAATATTGCCATCCTTGCGCGAAAGCTTCGCAGAAGCCGATTGATCCCGCCCGTCAACAGCGATAAGTCAGTCGTGGTCGGATGCGATTGCATGTTCGACACTCTGCGGAAGGAAGGGCACCCCATGTCCATGCTTAAGAATTTTGCCACCGTCGGTGTGGCGACGCTCGCCAGTCGCGTGCTTGGTTTCGCGCGCGATATCCTGATGGCGGCCAGTCTGGGGTCCGGGCCGGTGGCCGACGCCTTTTTTGTCGCCTTCCGTTTGCCCAACCTGTTCCGGCGCCTGTTTGCCGAAGGGGCCTTCAATTCTGCCTTCGTGCCGATCTTTGCCGGGTCTCTGGAGACCGATGGCGAGACGGGTGCCCGCAAGGTGGCCGAGGAAATTCTCGCCGGTCTGCTGTTCGTGCTGCTGATTTTTAGCGCCTTGGCTGAGCTGGCGATGCCGCTTTTGATCCATTTGCTGGCCCCGGGCTTTCAGGAAGATCCATCCAAGTTTGATCTTGCCGTGGTGCTGACACGGATCACCTTTCCCTATCTGTTGTGCATG
This DNA window, taken from Cohaesibacter intestini, encodes the following:
- the mutS gene encoding DNA mismatch repair protein MutS, producing MSEETHNKAASAETSKSTHKPTPMMEQFLEIKTANPESLLFYRMGDFYELFFEDAVEASKALGITLTKRGKHLGDDIPMCGVPVHAAEGYLERLIALGYKVAVCEQTEDPAEAKKRGSKSVVRRDVVRLVTPGTLTEDSLLDASSSNYLAAIARVKKGEDGHLYGLSWLEMSTGDYGVLELDQLRLGAELARLDPREVIVADHMLGEQDIRPLQDMLRASFSPVPRAFFDGASAERRLLDYFGLSTLDGHGHFERVELMAASAVLAYVEKTQLGARPPLSPPERDLSNRTMSIDAATRANLELVRTLSGDKKGSLLSVIDRTVTGGGSRLLAARLAAPLAQLDEILARQDSVAWCLEQTGLRDDLRDALKATPDMPRSLSRLSLDRGGPRDLGTIRSGFGAIFTILSQIASHVGAEALPTELAEAREALGAMPEKLGLLLSAALVDELPLQKRDGGFVREGYDASLDELRALRDQSRRVIASLQAQYAEQTGIKALKVKHNNVLGYFVEVTANHADKMMSEPINETYIHRQTLANVVRFTTTELADLEARIASAGAKAIAIELSIFERLRDDILAASPMIQQAAHALAVLDVSAALATLADEQNYSRPKMDNSLAFRVENGRHPVVEVALARDGGEQFVANDCDLGPDNSQQNGKIWLMTGPNMAGKSTFLRQNALIAILAQMGAFVPAKDAHIGLIDRLFSRVGAADDLARGRSTFMVEMVETAAILNQAGERSLVILDEIGRGTATFDGLSIAWATIESLHEVNRSRALFATHYHELTVLHEKLDRLMNATVRVKEWQGDVVFLHEIVPGAADRSYGIQVAKLAGLPDTVIHRARDVLEHLEEGDRQSPAMTIDDLPLFSAPAQEVVKPQVDALREKLETIDPDDLSPREAHEALYRLKALI
- a CDS encoding NADP-dependent malic enzyme, which codes for MGGPVPACTTGASRPEEYTVGDDNVKAGVSVTDEEALIFHQKGRPGKIEIVASKPMATQRDLSLAYSPGVAAPVRAIAEDPSTAFDYTARGNLVAVISNGSAILGLGNLGALASKPVMEGKAVLFKRFADIDSIDLEVDAQDADVFIEAVRHLGPSFGGINLEDIKAPECFIIEQKLKEVMDIPVFHDDQHGTAIIAAAGLFNALHLTNRNIKDIKLVCNGAGAAGIACIELIKAMGVPHENVILCDTKGPIYQGRKEGMNQWKSAHAVKTDARSLEEALKGADVFFGVSVKGALTPEMVAVMGPNPIIFAMANPDPEITPEEVQAVRDDAIVATGRSDYPNQVNNVLGFPYIFRGALDVRATEINDAMKIAAARALADLAREDVPDEVAHAYQGNRPKFGPDYIIPVPFDPRLISSIPPAVARAAMESGVARRPLVDLQSYAQQLSARRDPLASTLQRVYSRVRRNPRRVVFTEGEEEQVIRAAVSFVNEELGTAVLVGRDDKIRRRAEEAGIEINRPGIELVNARLSTRVEDYADNLYRRLQRKGYLYRDCLRMVNSDRNIFAASIVAMGDADAMVSGVTRNYSVVLEDVQKVIDPRPGHRVVGVTIALCKDRTVLVTDTAVHDMPTAEELADIAEEASGVARKLGIEPRVAMLAYSTFGHPEGERSDNLRDAVRILDRRRVDFEYDGEMAADVALNGDLMAAYPFCRLSEPANVLVMPAFHAASISTKMLQELGGATLLGPLLVGLDKPVQILPLGATDVEIVNMAALAAYNLGS
- a CDS encoding GNAT family N-acetyltransferase, producing MAMLDKELSAFPNGAQNGKSSFMTPDLPKKILAALRRNRLRDGRPISSMPITLGRVGSLEIRLAQTEGEIRKAQRLRYKVFYKEMAAKPDSHTKFTRRDADAFDAICDHLLVLDHEPPKKKFRRQEPRIVGTYRLLRQEMANLYGGFYSANEFNIQPILDAHPEHRFLELGRSCVLKDYRTKRTIELLWQGIWAYVQIHKIDVMIGCASLSGTDPKELAEPLTFLSKVGKPPKDWKVEAWPHIRVPLAQADPDAINDKQALRQLPPLLKAYMRIGCYFGESAMVDHQFGTTDVFIIMPIENIDPKYVQHYSTSHVQDAVAQHN
- a CDS encoding [protein-PII] uridylyltransferase, which produces MQNQPRSEPCSDMPAEDKANEEKAKTMTVSPQNDGLIDSEAARAQMEQIVADGGGNAADFKVRGQILLLLKDILQTGRQRAEQLLSEDGMGIYCAIRLSYLEDEIIRLIYRFAIERVFPVENPSSSERLAIAAVGGYGRSTLAPHSDIDLLFLLPYKQTPWGESVVEYILYMLWDLGQKVGHATRTLEECVRLAKSDITIRTAMLEARYLDGEKALFDELIEKFDKSVMRGTSAEFIAAKLAERDARHDQQGDSRYMVEPNIKEGKGGLRDIHTLFWIGQYAYRVRRARHLIEAGVFTDEEYRRFRKVNNHLWTVRCHLHFVANRPEERVSFDVQRELAERMGYKSHPGQSAVERFMKHYFLVVKEVGEITRIFCAALEEDFGKQAPGINRFFAAIPFRRRKIRDAHGFIVDHGRLSVVGEEVFKDNPVNMLRIFELADRENLSFHPDAMHAIRHNLRLIDQDLRTNKEANAIFLRILTSRGDPENVLRRMTEAGVLGRFIPEFGRIVAMMQFNMYHHYTVDEHLLRAVGILSEIEKQRLNDEHPLASELVPNIYDRVVLYVAVFLHDIAKGRPESHSPAGARVAQELCPRLGLNEEQTEQVAWLVMEHLTMSQVSQSRDLADRKTILDFCNVVQTMEQMRMLLILTVVDIKAVGPGVWNGWKGQLLRTLYSEAEPILTGGHSQQSRDAREARAKEKLRHRMESRDPATIEAYLNLHYSAYWLRTDADSAAEHADLILKADANGDKVATAIKTYEFEGITEITILAPDHPRLLSMIAGACSAAGANIVDAMVFTTTDGRALDTILLEREFEEDRDERRRANRVVDLLVQVLKGETRLPPLVSQKESHKNRFQTFRPRKKVTVNNDLSNQSTVIEVEGLDRPGLLSALTRTLSALNLDIQSAHITTFGERVVDAFYVTDLTGAKITNPDRRLMIETQMREALTGEADPKNPVQPR